A portion of the Maylandia zebra isolate NMK-2024a linkage group LG9, Mzebra_GT3a, whole genome shotgun sequence genome contains these proteins:
- the LOC143420541 gene encoding uncharacterized protein LOC143420541, producing the protein MAQLRHWCKGEGLNPSHAILLKDVPEDTEIEVIERTLQSIKVLGRVKVRGRMYDPQSKCLTVLCECREKVNTKAIPLDILADGSNSPWRIIGHLEEEDGSVDQLVADDWQASQTDLGPAATLQASTPEAIIRAVGDLLQNTSKPASDNSSYRRLRTFSGVVPTPPGEEQLENWILQARLMIEEYDRPDREKKIRIMESVKGPALEILQAVRFNNPEATPQEYIDVIENTFDTPETGEELYFAFRMLCQHRGEKLSEFLRRMERSLSKVVKRGGLSPALIDKARLDQLIKGATGSDLMLLSLRLRERKDNPPTFLQLLNEVRIEEEHEASRRRLNLNKVVHVKSATVPTGAHVENLRLEIQGLKTQVSDLTTAAGVPGVHSPGAASTENVEADGLGEDKNFQALKKEVVRLRKQISVMSVNPSKGVAVPSPRHHGAPTHLQRGARALRDPSHFFCYRCGEDGHISTKCKAPENHPKVIQKFIHAQRKQGESNRTPSPAKEPTTTNVGVNRSVVNVRTPSFPEGLVGPPSTAGVKVDGVPCTALLDSGSQVTIIFDSWYSKHLSHVPLRSVTGLDIWGLSESETSYPYRGYIQIELEFPEETREKVETIPVLALVCPDPRCSDTIPVLLGTNVHKIRPIPATGKKVRVGNVCSAKVNVQQPQNLPTIMSESAKDDDSPVANVKWTGPGPLVIPAGKERIAVCKVKDIHTIGDSILITERAASHALPPSVLVQPTVLFSKMLDRDKFLVLMRNQSLKDTAIPMGTVVAHLHVADIVTDVPGPNTKASTMLDPSLFNFGDSPIPAEWKQRLSQKLAERGKVFSTEEWDVGLAKGVQHHIRLADHTPFRERSRRVAPADLDDLRRHLQGLLAAGIIKESRSPYASPIVLARKKTGRLRMCVDYRTLNRRTVPDQYTVPRIDEALDCLSGSRWFSVLDLRSGYYQIPMAEEDKEKTAFICPLGFFQFERMPQGITGAPATFQRVMEKAVGDMHMIEVIVYLDDLIVFGRTLEEHEQRLIKVLDRLEETGLKLSIDKCQFCRPQVTYVGHIVSEKGIATDPSKVEAVARWKQPTDLPSLQSFLGFCGYYRRFIKDYSIIVKPLTELCKGYPPTQKGKRAVRVPEKTYHRVNEPFGDRWDAACTEAFQNIIHSLTNAPVLAFADPTKPYVLHIDASLQGLGAVLNQEHPEGLRPVAFASRKLSSSEKNYPVHQLEFLALKWAVVDKFHDYLYGAQFTVRTDNNPLTYILTTAKLNATGHRWLAALATYDFTLQYRPGSSNIDADALSRNPLPTEDTDWQTLPLDSVKALCKQISCRNSAGGGAGSFAESLGVSPEALPECFVFPTHLDYGCLTQISKAELIKAQDNDPVIAPVKKSMNGAIPFTFDKDSNAEAMLLQREANKLAITDGVLYRKVQRQPGKEIHQLVLPREHVAMVLRSLHDESGHLGVDKTVELIRDRFYWPRMSAEVEQYIRNCGRCVARKAPTQRAAPLNQITSSGPLDLVCIDFLSLEPDSQGYANVLVVTDHFTRYAQAFPAKDQKASTVAKILCERYFVHYGLPTRIHSDQGRDFESKLIHDLLKVLGIRKSRTTPYHPQGDPQPERFNRTLLSMLGTLDPKKKQAWNQSISHLVHAYNCTQNEATGYSPYLLMFGREARLPVDICFGTNDQTHSSLTHHQYVAKLKADLQQAYRLATEAADKSHQRNKKAHDKHVKEQTLAPGDRVLLKNFGVSGKHKLKNKWRTAPYVVLDKMPRLPVYRVKPEKGRGVEKTVHRNHLLPIGYLVRLPNDSEPELFDRPVTRSQRGLAKATPVDNQGDAISSSESESEDACLTQFPYMDCENLLSLSEQLLRDQGQKPNVLDLESSTTDLADIERNSDDHNPPALQLDPEAVTVTGPEEGTEESGMSLEGEEHPVGRPQRLKRPVVRLSYDELGQSSDHSVVVLSHGVLVGSGTYRHSRDHTCQTSWCHPLALCPSCVKLELD; encoded by the coding sequence ATGGCTCAGTTACGGCACTGGTGTAAAGGAGAAGGCCTTAACCCTTCGCATGCCATACTACTTAAAGATGTTCCCGAGGACACAGAGATTGAAGTCATAGAAAGAACTCTGCAATCCATTAAAGTTCTTGGACGTGTGAAGGTTAGAGGACGTATGTATGATCCTCAGAGCAAGTGTTTGACTGTACTGTGTGAATGCAGAGAAAAGGTAAATACTAAAGCCATTCCTCTGGACATTCTAGCTGATGGCAGCAATTCACCCTGGAGAATCATCGGCCACTTAGAGGAGGAGGATGGTTCAGTTGACCAGCTGGTTGCAGATGACTGGCAGGCATCTCAAACTGATTTGGGACCAGCCGCCACACTTCAGGCCTCCACTCCTGAAGCAATCATCAGAGCTGTTGGTGACCTTCTGCAAAATACCTCTAAGCCTGCCAGTGACAATAGCAGCTACAGGAGGTTGCGCACCTTCTCAGGGGTTGTTCCCACACCCCCAGGAGAGGAGCAGTTGGAGAACTGGATACTACAGGCTCGACTGATGATAGAGGAATATGATCGGCCTGACAGAGAGAAGAAAATCAGGATAATGGAAAGTGTAAAGGGTCCCGCGTTGGAGATTTTACAGGCTGTACGATTTAATAACCCTGAAGCAACACCTCAAGAATACATTGATGTAATTGAGAATACTTTTGACACACCAGAAACAGGAGAGGAACTCTATTTTGCCTTCCGAATGCTATGTCAACACAGAGGGGAGAAACTTTCTGAGTTTCTGAGAAGAATGGAGAGATCTCTCAGCAAGGTGGTCAAAAGGGGAGGTCTGTCTCCTGCCCTAATAGACAAAGCACGTCTTGATCAGCTCATTAAAGGTGCAACAGGGTCTGACCTGATGCTGTTAAGTTTGCGTTTAAGGGAACGAAAAGATAATCCCCCTacctttctgcagctgttaAATGAGGTCCGCATTGAAGAGGAGCATGAAGCTTCTCGGCGCAGACTTAACCTCAATAAAGTCGTGCATGTCAAAAGCGCTACTGTACCCACAGGGGCACACGTGGAAAATCTCAGACTTGAGATACAAGGTCTGAAAACTCAAGTCAGTGATCTCACCACTGCTGCCGGGGTGCCAGGTGTCCATTCACCTGGGGCAGCATCCACAGAGAATGTGGAAGCAGACGGCTTGGGAGAAGACAAAAACTTCCAAGCATTAAAGAAAGAAGTGGTGAGGCTAAGAAAACAGATCTCTGTCATGTCAGTCAACCCCAGCAAAGGGGTTGCGGTGCCCTCACCCAGGCACCATGGTGCTCCCACGCACCTTCAGCGGGGAGCAAGAGCACTCAGAGATCCCAGTCACTTTTTCTGTTATCGCTGCGGGGAGGATGGGCACATCTCTACCAAGTGTAAGGCTCCAGAAAACCACCCTAAAGTGATACAGAAATTCATTCATGCTCAAcggaaacagggagaaagtaATAGAACTCCCAGTCCTGCCAAAGAACCGACCACCACCAATGTAGGTGTTAACCGGAGTGTTGTCAATGTCAGGACGCCTAGTTTCCCTGAAGGACTGGTAGGGCCACCCTCCACAGCCGGTGTGAAGGTAGATGGTGTACCTTGCACCGCTCTCTTAGACAGTGGCTCTCAGGTGACCATCATTTTTGACAGCTGGTATTCAAAACACTTGTCTCATGTGCCTTTACGCTCTGTTACGGGCCTAGATATTTGGGGACTAAGTGAATCAGAGACCAGCTATCCTTACAGGGGGTACATTCAAATTGAATTGGAATTCCCCGAAGAAACACGAGAGAAAGTTGAGACTATCCCAGTCCTCGCTTTGGTGTGCCCAGACCCTCGGTGCTCAGATACCATACCTGTCTTGTTGGGCACCAATGTTCATAAAATCAGACCCATTCCTGCAACTGGAAAGAAAGTGAGGGTGGGGAATGTTTGCTCTGCCAAAGTGAATGTTCAGCAGCCTCAGAACCTACCGACTATTATGTCTGAGTCTGCCAAGGATGATGACAGTCCAGTAGCTAACGTTAAGTGGACTGGTCCTGGCCCACTGGTCATTCCAGCTGGGAAAGAACGTATAGCTGTCTGTAAAGTCAAAGACATCCACACTATTGGAGACAGCATCCTCATCACAGAACGGGCAGCTTCACATGCCCTTCCCCCGAGTGTGCTTGTGCAGCCAACCGTACTGTTCTCCAAGATGCTTGATAGAGACAAGTTTCTGGTGCTCATGCGCAACCAGTCACTAAAAGACACTGCCATTCCCATGGGCACTGTGGTTGCACATCTGCATGTAGCTGACATAGTGACTGATGTCCCCGGCCCAAACACAAAAGCTTCTACTATGCTTGACCCATCTCTGTTTAATTTTGGGGACTCTCCTATACCAGCTGAATGGAAACAGAGGCTTAGTCAGAAACTTGCAGAGAGAGGCAAAGTTTTCTCGACGGAGGAATGGGATGTGGGTTTGGCTAAAGGAGTGCAACATCACATCCGTCTAGCTGACCATACCCCCTTCCGAGAGCGGTCCCGCCGTGTTGCTCCAGCTGACCTGGATGACTTACGCCGCCACCTGCAAGGACTTTTGGCAGCGGGGATAATAAAAGAATCAAGGAGTCCCTATGCTTCCCCCATCGTCTTGGCACGAAAGAAAACGGGGCGGTTGCGCATGTGTGTGGACTATCGGACCCTGAATCGCAGAACTGTCCCTGACCAATACACAGTTCCTCGCATTGACGAGGCGTTGGACTGTTTGTCTGGCAGCAGGTGGTTCTCTGTCTTGGATTTGCGTAGTGGATACTACCAAATTCCCATGGCAGAAGAGGACAAGGAGAAGACCGCTTTCATATGTCCTTTGGGATTCTTTCAATTTGAGAGGATGCCCCAGGGGATAACCGGAGCTCCCGCGACCTTTCAAAGAGTAATGGAGAAAGCAGTGGGAGACATGCACATGATTGAGGTCATAGTGTACCTTGACGATTTGATCGTGTTCGGAAGAACTTTGGAAGAACATGAGCAGAGACTAATCAAAGTTCTTGACAGACTGGAAGAGACTGGCCTAAAATTGTCCATTGACAAATGTCAGTTCTGCAGGCCACAGGTGACATATGTTGGACACATAGTGTCAGAGAAAGGGATTGCCACTGACCCAAGCAAAGTTGAGGCGGTAGCTCGCTGGAAGCAACCCACCGATCTCCCATCACTGCAGTCTTTCCTAGGGTTCTGTGGGTATTATCGTCGCTTCATAAAGGACTACTCCATCATTGTCAAGCCGTTAACCGAACTATGTAAAGGTTACCCACCAACCCAGAAGGGAAAGCGAGCTGTCAGAGTCCCAGAAAAGACCTACCATCGCGTAAATGAACCGTTTGGGGACAGGTGGGATGCTGCATGTACAGAAGCTTTCCAGAACATTATACATTCTCTTACAAATGCACCTGTTCTAGCATTTGCAGACCCAACCAAGCCATATGTGTTGCACATTGATGCTAGCCTTCAGGGGTTGGGTGCTGTGCTCAACCAAGAACACCCAGAAGGGCTGCGACCAGTTGCATTTGCTAGCCGAAAGCTTAGCTCATCAGAGAAAAACTACCCCGTGCACCAGCTTGAGTTTTTGGCGTTGAAGTGGGCTGTAGTTGACAAGTTTCACGACTACCTGTATGGAGCACAGTTCACTGTGAGGACGGATAACAATCCCCTCACATATATCCTCACCACTGCCAAGCTCAATGCCACCGGGCATCGGTGGTTAGCTGCTCTTGCCACTTACGATTTCACTCTCCAGTACCGACCTGGGAGCAGCAACATTGATGCTGACGCGTTATCGCGCAACCCCTTACCAACAGAGGACACTGATTGGCAAACTTTGCCCTTGGACAGTGTCAAAGCTCTGTGTAAGCAGATCTCCTGTAGAAATTCAGCAGGAGGGGGGGCAGGCAGCTTTGCTGAATCGTTAGGAGTTTCCCCTGAGGCACTCCCAGAGTGTTTTGTTTTCCCCACTCATCTTGACTATGGGTGTTTGACCCAGATAAGCAAGGCCGAGCTTATCAAAGCACAAGACAATGATCCAGTGATCGCTCCTGTAAAGAAATCTATGAATGGAGCGATTCCCTTTACTTTCGACAAAGACTCCAATGCAGAAGCCATGTTGCTTCAAAGAGAGGCAAACAAGTTGGCAATCACTGATGGAGTACTCTACAGGAAAGTACAGAGACAACCTGGAAAGGAAATCCATCAGCTTGTACTACCCCGAGAGCATGTTGCCATGGTGCTTAGATCACTTCATGATGAGTCAGGTCACCTGGGGGTGGACAAGACTGTGGAGCTCATACGAGACCGATTCTACTGGCCTAGGATGAGTGCAGAAGTTGAGCAGTACATCAGGAATTGTGGGAGATGTGTTGCACGTAAGGCACCCACACAACGAGCTGCACCATTGAACCAGATCACCAGTAGTGGGCCACTAGATCTCGTGTGTATTGATTTCCTATCCCTAGAGCCAGACTCTCAGGGATATGCTAACGTTCTGGTAGTGACTGATCACTTTACCAGATATGCACAAGCTTTTCCAGCTAAAGACCAGAAAGCCTCCACAGTAGCCAAGATTCTCTGTGAGCGGTACTTTGTGCATTATGGACTTCCGACCCGGATACATTCCGACCAGGGACGTGATTTCGAGAGTAAGCTGATCCACGACCTTCTGAAAGTGTTGGGAATCCGGAAATCCCGGACAACGCCTTATCATCCCCAGGGAGATCCACAGCCAGAGAGATTTAACCGGACGTTACTTTCCATGCTGGGAACCTTGGATCCCAAGAAGAAACAGGCGTGGAATCAGTCCATCAGTCATTTGGTACACGCGTACAATTGTACGCAGAACGAAGCAACTGGGTACTCACCCTACCTGCTTATGTTTGGCAGGGAGGCCCGGCTGCCTGTGGACATCTGTTTCGGAACCAACGACCAGACACACAGCAGTCTGACACATCACCAGTACGTAGCTAAGCTGAAAGCTGATTTGCAACAAGCTTACCGCCTAGCGACAGAGGCTGCTGACAAAAGTCATCAGAGAAACAAGAAAGCACATGATAAGCATGTGAAAGAACAGACCTTGGCACCAGGAGACCGGGTGTTGCTAAAGAATTTTGGTGTCTCTGGAAAGCACAAGTTGAAGAATAAGTGGAGAACTGCACCCTATGTTGTGCTTGACAAAATGCCCCGTCTACCAGTATACAGAGTGAAACCTGAGAAGGGAAGGGGGGTGGAGAAAACGGTGCATCGTAACCACTTATTACCCATAGGGTATCTAGTGAGACTTCCAAATGATAGTGAACCAGAGTTGTTTGATAGACCTGTCACTCGATCCCAAAGGGGACTCGCCAAGGCTACACCAGTTGACAATCAGGGAGATGCAATATCTTCTTCAGAGTCGGAATCCGAAGATGCATGCCTGACACAATTCCCATACATGGATTGTGAAAACCTTCTGTCACTGTCAGAACAGCTTCTGAGGGACCAAGGTCAAAAGCCAAACGTGTTGGATCTTGAGAGTTCAACCACTGATTTGGCAGATATTGAAAGAAATTCAGATGATCATAACCCTCCAGCTCTCCAGCTAGACCCTGAGGCAGTTACAGTGACTGGCCCTGAGGAGGGAACCGAAGAGAGTGGGATGTCGCTGGAAGGAGAGGAGCATCCAGTGGGCCGCCCACAGAGACTAAAGAGGCCTGTGGTGAGACTGAGTTATGATGAACTCGGGCAATCATCAGATCACTCTGTAGTGGTTTTGAGCCATGGGGTTTTGGTGGGAAGTGGCACTTACAGACATTCACGAGATCACACTTGCCAGACTTCATGGTGTCACCCACTAGCACTATGCCCTTCCTGTGTTAAATTAGAGCTGGACTAA